In Wolbachia endosymbiont of Spodoptera picta, a single window of DNA contains:
- a CDS encoding DMT family transporter yields MDHRLRAYLLGVTWFILSLLSSVVNDTISKCLGLHLQSFEIIFFRFLFSTITLIPFIFYYGIGVCKTSRISIQITRGALLFCGMTLWTYGLTICPIVTATIIGFSIPLFVMLLAIPFLEENIIWQRWVVAVIGFIGIAITTKAYSEDFNPKILIFIVSALIFAILDVLNKKLVMKETIISILFYSALTTTIFSTPSLLFYWHMPSLLELVLLLILGISSNLILFFMLKAFALTDATALAPYRYTELIISAIVAYVIFNELPDKSALYGTLILIPSTLFIAYSEGKAIKKNNVTTKVYNC; encoded by the coding sequence ATGGATCACAGACTAAGAGCTTATTTGCTTGGAGTTACCTGGTTTATACTCAGTTTACTTAGTAGTGTAGTTAATGATACTATATCAAAGTGTCTCGGTTTACACCTTCAAAGTTTTGAGATAATCTTTTTCCGTTTTTTATTTAGCACTATTACTCTTATACCTTTTATATTTTACTATGGAATAGGAGTTTGTAAAACAAGTCGAATATCTATTCAAATAACTAGAGGTGCATTGTTGTTTTGTGGAATGACCTTATGGACCTATGGGTTGACTATTTGCCCAATAGTAACTGCAACAATTATAGGTTTCTCAATACCATTATTTGTTATGCTTCTTGCAATTCCTTTTCTGGAAGAAAATATAATTTGGCAAAGATGGGTAGTAGCTGTCATTGGTTTTATTGGTATTGCTATTACTACTAAAGCTTATAGTGAGGATTTTAATCCTAAAATTCTTATTTTTATTGTATCCGCATTAATCTTCGCTATACTAGATGTACTTAATAAGAAGCTTGTAATGAAGGAGACAATAATAAGTATATTATTTTACTCAGCTCTAACAACAACAATTTTTTCCACTCCATCTTTGTTATTTTATTGGCATATGCCTTCCTTGTTGGAGTTAGTATTACTGCTGATTTTAGGAATAAGTTCAAACCTAATTCTGTTCTTCATGTTAAAAGCTTTTGCTCTTACTGATGCTACTGCACTTGCACCTTATAGATACACAGAGCTAATAATTTCTGCAATAGTAGCATACGTTATATTTAATGAATTACCTGATAAAAGTGCTTTATATGGTACTTTGATATTAATACCATCAACCTTATTTATAGCTTATTCGGAAGGTAAGGCAATTAAGAAAAATAATGTAACAACAAAAGTTTATAATTGTTAA
- a CDS encoding UDP-glucose dehydrogenase family protein → MHITIIGVGYVGLVSGTMLSEQGHKVDCIDINTEKIELLKSGKIPLYEPGLADYLENNIKSQRIRFFDSYSQINPNTEVVFVTVDTPSDSLGNANLKNVYNAVSEVSERVNQDCLIVIKSTVPPGTAENIHNYLSNKGYNFDLGVNPEFLKQGSAVSDFLYPDRIIIGVKTKLARAKLEVIYRSFIDKNIPLIVTDTVTAEMIKYASNAFLATKVAFINEMAGLCELLGADIDLLANSMGMDHRIGKEFLKAGPGFGGSCFPKDLSALLRLAEDYNVKLQILNSVKESNYNHITNIAKKVEYVLNGVQNKKIAIWGLTFKSGTDDVRNSPAIDIAKLLVNNKAKITAYDPMGMDNARQVLKDIEYADNAIGAARDAEALLLLTEWKEFKNQDFASLKSIMAAPNIFDFRNLLDSELLLRYGYHVYSLGKKSIYKV, encoded by the coding sequence ATGCACATAACTATTATAGGAGTAGGGTATGTAGGCTTAGTATCTGGTACAATGTTATCGGAGCAGGGCCATAAAGTTGATTGCATTGACATAAATACTGAGAAGATTGAACTTTTGAAATCAGGGAAAATTCCCTTATATGAACCTGGATTAGCAGATTATTTAGAGAATAATATAAAGTCACAAAGGATAAGATTTTTTGATTCGTATTCTCAAATAAATCCCAATACAGAAGTAGTATTTGTAACTGTAGATACTCCATCAGACTCCCTAGGAAATGCAAATTTAAAGAATGTATATAATGCAGTAAGTGAAGTTTCTGAGAGAGTTAATCAAGATTGCTTAATAGTGATAAAGTCAACTGTTCCTCCTGGTACTGCAGAAAATATACATAATTATTTATCTAATAAGGGCTATAACTTTGATTTAGGAGTTAATCCAGAGTTTCTCAAGCAAGGCTCTGCAGTATCAGATTTTTTATACCCAGATAGGATAATAATAGGAGTAAAAACTAAGCTAGCTAGGGCAAAACTAGAAGTTATATATAGATCATTTATAGATAAGAATATTCCGTTAATAGTCACTGATACAGTTACTGCTGAAATGATTAAATATGCTTCTAATGCCTTTCTAGCAACAAAGGTTGCTTTTATCAATGAGATGGCAGGTTTATGTGAGCTATTAGGAGCAGACATTGACCTTTTAGCTAACAGTATGGGAATGGACCATAGAATAGGTAAGGAATTTCTCAAAGCTGGTCCAGGATTTGGAGGATCATGTTTTCCTAAGGATTTGTCAGCTTTATTAAGGCTTGCTGAAGACTACAATGTTAAGCTACAAATTTTAAATTCAGTTAAAGAATCTAACTATAATCATATAACAAACATTGCTAAAAAGGTAGAATATGTATTAAATGGAGTCCAAAATAAAAAAATAGCAATATGGGGGCTAACTTTTAAGTCTGGTACTGATGATGTAAGAAATAGCCCAGCTATAGATATTGCAAAATTGTTAGTGAATAACAAGGCTAAAATTACTGCATATGATCCAATGGGGATGGATAATGCTAGGCAAGTTCTAAAGGATATAGAGTACGCAGACAATGCTATAGGGGCTGCAAGAGACGCGGAAGCCTTATTATTATTAACGGAGTGGAAAGAATTTAAAAATCAAGATTTTGCAAGTTTAAAGAGTATTATGGCTGCACCTAATATTTTTGATTTCCGTAATTTATTAGATAGCGAGCTATTACTAAGATATGGTTACCATGTTTATTCCTTGGGTAAAAAATCTATCTACAAAGTTTAA
- a CDS encoding MFS transporter produces the protein MLLYLSRQSIPIALPLLIDTDHVKLSYFFACFSFFYGVSKFVNGIIMDSKNNPLFMFGLCNIATGLLTIGITSSYNNLTLLLLTLILLAWTQGLGWPAITKFMVTNSSISSIASSWGVMSSSQQLGSCITLIVLPSIIKIYDAKSAFLYSGLLCLLFGIYTILKAYYKESANFTTYYKVQKSQIGIKVTSSIWFLCCATFCAYIIKMGIFFWFPIILRDKLQISLVQSSLITGVYDLGGILGTLITGRISDMYFFQNRSLLALLYMLGIALTFIAMNFGQNIILMNLGAILSGFFIFGVQVLTGVIAVEIAPQNNVCAIVSLTGLFQYIASSIFSCVLLGVLVKHCGNSIMFSFFSICSVVALVCFSILSSKDLKKLSKAV, from the coding sequence ATGCTGCTTTATTTATCAAGACAAAGTATACCAATTGCTCTACCACTGTTAATAGATACTGACCATGTAAAATTAAGCTATTTTTTTGCCTGCTTTTCTTTTTTTTATGGAGTATCAAAATTTGTTAATGGAATAATCATGGACTCCAAAAATAATCCATTATTTATGTTTGGGCTATGCAATATTGCAACTGGATTATTAACCATTGGTATAACTTCATCATATAATAATCTAACTTTATTACTGTTAACATTAATATTATTAGCTTGGACACAAGGGTTAGGTTGGCCAGCTATTACCAAGTTTATGGTTACAAACTCTAGCATCTCTTCAATTGCATCATCATGGGGAGTTATGAGCTCATCTCAGCAACTTGGTTCTTGTATTACTTTAATTGTATTACCAAGTATAATTAAAATATATGATGCAAAAAGTGCATTTTTGTACTCTGGTCTCTTATGCTTACTTTTTGGAATTTATACAATATTAAAAGCATATTACAAAGAAAGTGCCAACTTTACTACCTATTATAAGGTGCAGAAATCTCAAATAGGTATCAAGGTAACAAGTTCCATATGGTTTCTATGTTGTGCTACTTTTTGTGCTTATATTATAAAAATGGGAATCTTTTTTTGGTTTCCTATAATTTTAAGGGATAAATTACAAATTTCTCTTGTACAATCCTCACTAATAACAGGCGTATATGATTTAGGTGGAATCCTTGGAACTTTAATCACAGGAAGAATTAGTGATATGTACTTCTTTCAAAATAGAAGCTTGCTGGCATTACTTTACATGTTGGGTATAGCACTCACTTTTATTGCAATGAACTTTGGTCAAAACATAATTCTTATGAACCTTGGTGCAATCTTATCAGGATTCTTTATATTTGGAGTGCAAGTACTGACAGGTGTTATAGCTGTAGAAATTGCTCCACAAAATAATGTGTGTGCAATTGTAAGCTTAACAGGATTATTTCAGTATATTGCAAGTTCAATATTTTCATGCGTGCTCTTAGGAGTACTTGTTAAGCACTGTGGTAACAGTATTATGTTTTCATTTTTTTCCATTTGCTCTGTTGTTGCACTCGTTTGCTTTTCCATACTATCAAGCAAAGATCTAAAAAAACTAAGTAAAGCGGTGTAA
- a CDS encoding threonine aldolase family protein, with amino-acid sequence MRIKIDFFSDSNTDPSAKMREAMAKAKVGNEAACEDPTVNELVATACKILGKPAGIFLISGTMSNVIAYKVHIQRPGDYLLLDETSHPLIVQSGLIAAQAHATPLPIKGTRGIFTGEQIVEFITRPSLRNIPRVGLVSIEQTTNFGGGAVWPLEYIQEISSLCKENDVFTHLDGARLFNACAHTKISPKEYASYFDSIFIDFSKGLGAPMGAILLGSEDFIEKAWYYKFQIGGGMHQAGIISAACLYALHNNVNSLEEDHKKMQHLIEGLGSIDQVIIDIDLYKTNIAYFSLHTNCISTQELINVLMTNYGIRMANIKGKIRAITHRDISYEDINTTVSAIRKILSK; translated from the coding sequence ATGAGAATAAAAATAGATTTCTTTAGCGATTCAAACACTGACCCTTCAGCTAAAATGAGGGAAGCGATGGCTAAAGCAAAAGTTGGAAACGAAGCTGCATGTGAAGATCCAACTGTAAACGAATTAGTGGCAACCGCATGTAAAATATTAGGTAAACCTGCAGGAATCTTTTTGATTTCAGGAACGATGTCCAATGTAATTGCTTATAAAGTACACATTCAAAGACCTGGTGATTACTTGCTGCTTGATGAAACTTCACATCCACTCATAGTACAATCTGGCTTGATCGCAGCCCAGGCACATGCCACTCCTTTGCCCATCAAAGGTACGAGAGGAATATTTACTGGAGAACAAATTGTTGAGTTTATTACTCGTCCTAGTTTAAGAAATATTCCGAGAGTTGGGCTTGTTTCTATCGAACAAACGACAAATTTTGGTGGTGGAGCTGTGTGGCCTTTAGAATATATTCAAGAGATCTCAAGTCTCTGCAAAGAGAATGACGTATTCACTCATTTAGATGGAGCAAGACTGTTCAACGCTTGTGCTCATACTAAAATATCTCCAAAAGAGTATGCAAGTTATTTTGATTCGATATTTATTGATTTTAGTAAAGGATTAGGTGCTCCAATGGGCGCAATATTGCTTGGAAGTGAAGATTTTATTGAAAAAGCTTGGTACTATAAGTTTCAAATTGGTGGAGGTATGCACCAAGCTGGCATTATTTCAGCTGCATGTTTATATGCTCTACATAATAATGTAAATTCTTTAGAAGAAGATCATAAAAAAATGCAGCACCTTATAGAAGGCCTAGGCTCTATAGATCAAGTTATAATTGATATCGACCTGTATAAAACTAATATAGCGTATTTTTCATTACATACTAATTGTATATCTACTCAAGAATTAATAAACGTACTAATGACAAATTATGGAATTAGAATGGCTAACATCAAAGGTAAAATCAGAGCTATAACACATAGAGATATAAGCTATGAAGATATTAATACTACTGTATCTGCTATAAGAAAGATACTAAGTAAGTAA
- a CDS encoding threonine aldolase family protein: protein MEKIIDLRSDTTTLQGSNVIHAISNATVGDFAYGEDKSCNDLSEYCKQLFKVEEALFVTSGMLANRLAIASQTSPGDELITHYNYHVNFFDSAGNAKVNNIVFNCIRNNSGILDVDEVEYAINSKPRYKIFAQVSLVSIENSINGFNGKIYPFEKQVELYHFLKAHNVNLHLDGARIFNAHIETNIALADYAKYVDTMSFSFTKGLGAPFGSMLMGKREIIERAKKLQVWLGSGYHQIGYCANAAKYVLQNNISRLKEDNKLAKLFADKIKEIPHIKLVLPYPETNIVSFSIKALNVTNEVFLSKCQAYGLLLFPWLESHIRAVTHLGTKETEIMKAAEIIKEVVLNLI from the coding sequence ATGGAAAAAATTATTGATCTGAGAAGTGACACTACAACTCTGCAGGGCTCCAACGTTATACATGCAATAAGTAATGCAACTGTTGGAGATTTTGCTTATGGTGAAGACAAAAGCTGTAATGACTTATCAGAATATTGCAAACAATTATTCAAAGTAGAAGAAGCATTATTTGTAACCAGCGGTATGCTTGCAAATAGATTAGCCATTGCCAGTCAAACAAGTCCTGGTGATGAACTAATAACTCATTATAATTACCACGTTAATTTTTTCGATAGCGCAGGCAATGCAAAAGTAAATAATATCGTATTTAACTGTATTAGAAATAATAGCGGAATCTTAGATGTTGATGAAGTAGAATATGCTATTAATTCTAAGCCGAGGTATAAAATTTTTGCTCAGGTGAGTCTTGTTTCTATAGAAAATAGTATAAATGGGTTTAATGGTAAAATTTATCCCTTTGAAAAACAAGTCGAGTTATATCACTTTTTAAAAGCTCACAATGTAAATCTTCATTTAGACGGTGCAAGAATATTTAATGCTCATATCGAAACAAATATTGCTTTAGCAGATTATGCTAAATATGTGGATACAATGAGCTTTTCTTTTACTAAAGGACTTGGCGCTCCTTTTGGTTCAATGCTTATGGGTAAAAGAGAGATAATTGAAAGGGCTAAAAAGCTACAGGTTTGGCTAGGTAGTGGTTATCATCAGATAGGGTATTGTGCTAATGCAGCAAAATACGTACTACAGAATAATATCTCTAGGCTTAAAGAAGATAATAAGCTCGCTAAATTGTTTGCAGATAAGATTAAAGAAATTCCACACATAAAACTGGTACTACCTTATCCAGAAACTAATATAGTAAGCTTCAGTATAAAAGCACTAAATGTAACTAATGAGGTTTTCTTGAGTAAGTGCCAAGCTTATGGTTTATTGCTTTTTCCTTGGCTCGAGTCTCATATAAGAGCAGTTACCCATCTTGGCACAAAGGAAACAGAAATCATGAAAGCTGCTGAAATTATAAAGGAGGTTGTGTTAAATTTAATATGA
- a CDS encoding ABC transporter ATP-binding protein, giving the protein MNRSRVDSFKCVLMFILNIVSKFKLNVLIMSLVALVVAVDLSFRKYLVKNILDTAVKYQEGNVIENLLLPVSAYLGMALLITTAFRFYGYFVDIRMFTLMRQKIADMSFCRLLQQDHSYYQNNLSGSLVHKASNLMDSVIELIRLLIDCFFGYSIALVLAIYTLSLVNIKFAIATFTWVSIFILVSIFSFRVLTELADNYSKQNSQVIASIADSILNVISVRLFSQQAHERHKFFQICKKRTIAERKLQWAYFCLWFIYGYSFDILQAVNLYFLIYDYQLNKIAIGDIALVLGINISIIEFLNHLTRNLTQFSTHFGKVSDALPILTTVPEIQDKENAKELNLLSGRITFNNVSFSYEGQEPLFQDFSVTINPCEKVGLVGYSGGGKSTFINLILRLFDVKKGNIQIDNQIVSEVTQSSLRQQISVIPQDPLLFHDTILANIIYGRLQSTIEEIMRAAKLAGIHDFIMTLPDQYGTTVGEKGIKLSGGERQRIIIARAFLKNAPILFLDEPTSQLDSITEKTIQMSLFKLMKNKTTITIAHRISTLLHMDRILVFNKGKIVQDGKHAELVSKQGLYKELWNAQIGCLNGKK; this is encoded by the coding sequence ATGAACAGAAGTAGAGTTGATAGCTTCAAATGTGTATTGATGTTCATCTTGAATATAGTATCTAAATTCAAGCTTAATGTACTTATAATGTCTTTAGTTGCTCTGGTGGTAGCTGTTGATTTGTCTTTTAGAAAGTATTTAGTAAAAAATATTCTAGATACAGCTGTAAAATATCAGGAAGGTAATGTAATTGAAAATCTTTTATTACCTGTAAGCGCTTATCTTGGTATGGCATTACTTATCACTACTGCTTTTAGATTCTATGGCTATTTTGTTGACATTCGAATGTTTACCTTAATGCGTCAAAAAATAGCTGATATGTCTTTTTGTAGGCTACTCCAACAAGACCATTCCTATTATCAGAACAATTTATCCGGAAGTTTAGTACATAAGGCCAGTAACTTAATGGATAGTGTGATAGAGTTAATAAGATTGCTTATAGATTGTTTTTTCGGTTACAGCATAGCATTAGTCTTAGCTATTTATACCTTATCATTAGTAAACATAAAATTTGCAATCGCCACATTCACTTGGGTAAGCATTTTTATTTTAGTATCGATTTTCAGCTTTCGTGTACTTACTGAACTAGCTGATAATTACTCTAAACAAAATTCACAAGTAATAGCTAGTATAGCAGATAGTATTTTAAATGTTATATCAGTAAGGCTATTTTCTCAGCAAGCACATGAGAGACACAAATTTTTTCAAATATGCAAGAAAAGAACTATTGCAGAGAGAAAATTACAATGGGCATACTTTTGTCTTTGGTTTATATATGGCTATTCATTTGATATACTCCAAGCAGTAAACTTGTACTTTTTAATTTATGACTATCAATTGAACAAAATTGCAATAGGAGATATTGCTCTTGTACTTGGAATTAATATATCGATTATAGAGTTTCTTAACCATCTAACTAGGAATCTTACCCAATTTTCTACTCATTTCGGCAAAGTTTCAGATGCATTGCCAATCTTGACTACTGTACCAGAAATTCAAGATAAGGAAAATGCTAAAGAATTAAATTTATTAAGTGGAAGAATAACGTTTAACAATGTTTCTTTTTCTTATGAAGGTCAGGAGCCATTATTTCAAGATTTCTCAGTTACCATTAATCCTTGCGAAAAGGTAGGTCTAGTTGGTTATTCTGGAGGTGGTAAATCTACTTTTATAAACTTAATTCTAAGGCTATTTGATGTTAAAAAAGGTAATATACAGATTGATAATCAAATAGTATCAGAAGTTACACAGAGTTCTTTGAGGCAACAAATATCTGTAATACCTCAAGACCCATTGTTATTTCATGATACTATTTTAGCAAACATCATATATGGTAGACTTCAATCTACTATCGAAGAAATAATGAGAGCTGCAAAGCTGGCTGGTATTCACGATTTCATTATGACTCTACCAGATCAATATGGAACTACAGTCGGAGAAAAAGGCATCAAGCTATCTGGAGGAGAAAGACAAAGAATAATAATAGCCAGGGCATTTTTAAAAAACGCTCCAATATTATTTCTCGATGAACCAACTAGTCAGTTAGATTCTATAACAGAAAAAACAATTCAAATGAGTTTATTCAAATTGATGAAAAATAAAACTACGATTACTATAGCACACCGTATTTCTACACTTTTACACATGGACCGAATTCTAGTATTTAACAAAGGAAAAATTGTCCAAGATGGTAAACATGCTGAATTAGTTTCTAAGCAAGGTCTTTACAAGGAACTTTGGAATGCTCAAATTGGTTGTTTGAATGGCAAAAAATAA